Below is a genomic region from Thermodesulfobacteriota bacterium.
CAGACCGGCGGGCAGGGGGAGCCGGAGTCGGTCACCATCGGGGCCGAGGAATACGGCCGCTACCTGGCCGCGGCCTATCGGGAGGCGGGCCTGCCCCGGCCGCGCAATCTCCTCGGCATCCCCCGGGACCCGCCACCAGCGGAGATGGAGGCGGCCCTCCGGCAGCGGCTGGCAGTGCCGGCCACCGAGCTGGCCAAGCTGGCCGGCGAGCGGGCAACGGTGCTGCAGGATCTCCTGATCGAGCAGGGGCCGGTGGAGCCGGCGCGGATCTTTCTGTCTGCGCCGGCGGTGGCCGAGGCGGTAAGCGGTCCGGAAGGGGTGGGTGGCAGCCGGGTGGATGTGACCCTGCGCTGAGGCCGCCTCCCCTCCTGCGGCGTCTCACCCCGCCGCTTCCTGGTGCAGCCGGTACACCGGCACCGTCTCGCCTTTGCCTCGCAGCTGGATCTGCCCCACCGACTCGGCCTGGAAGCGATCGGCCACCAGGGTCCAGGTGGCGCCGGTGACCAGGACGCGGCACGGCGTCCGGAGGGGATCCGGCCGGAAGCTGGCCTTGTCGTAGCTCTCCAGACGGGCGGCGGTGTTCACCGTGTCCCCCAGCACCGTGTATTCCAGGCGGCGGGCGGCGCCCACCGAGCCGGCCACCAGGGGGCCGGTGGCAATGCCGATCCGCATCCCCACCAGCGGCTGGCCGGTCTCGTGCCACCGGCGGTTGAGCTGGGCCAGCCTTCGGCCCATGGCCAGGGCGCAGGCCACCGCCCGCCCGGCGTCGGCGGCCGCTCCGCTGTCACCCTCCCGGGCAAGCGGCACACCGAAGACCGCCATGATGGCATCGCCGATGTACTTGTTGACGATGCCGCCGTGGGCGCTGACCTCCTCGGCCATGGCGGTGAGATACTCGTTGAGCCACGCCAGGAGGGCCGCCGGCGAAAGGCCCTCGGCCAGGGTGGTGAAGCCGACCAGATCGGTGAAGAGCACGGTGGCTGTCAGCTTGCGGGGCCTGGGCCGTCCCCCCTCCAGGAACTGGTGGCGCTCCTGCCAAAGGGTGGCCGCCACCTCATCCGAGACATGGCGGGAGAAGATCTCCATGAGCTGCTGCCGCTGGCGCCGCTCCCGGCTCACTCCATAGGCGACCGCGCCGGTGGCCGAGCCGAGAAAGGCCACCAGGGGCGCGGCCATGGGCAGCCAGGAGCCCAGGGCAAGGGCAGCGCCGCCGGTGCCGGCCAGGATGGCGCTGCCGCCGCCGGCCAGGAGCAGGAAGCGCCACGGCGAGGGACCCTGCAGCCCGGCCCATCCCCCCAGAAGGGCGGCCGCCAGGAGAACGAGGATCTCGGTCATCTCCCCAGCCCAGGCCAGGGGCGGGCGGCCGCCGCGGGCCGCCGCGATGAGCTGGGCCACCAGGGCGGCGTGGATGGCCACCCCCGGCGTCGGCGCGGCGTCGGCCTGCCAGCGGTTCCGGGGGGTGTAGAACAGATCCTTGATGCTGGCTGCCGACACCCCCACCAGCACCACCCGCTCCCGGATGAGCCGTGGATCGAGATCACCGGCCAGGACTTGGCGCAGCGACAGCACCGGCAGATCGGCCGCCAGGGCGGCGGCGTCCACCAGGATCTGGTAGCCCCGGGCGTCCAGCCGCTGGTAGCCGCCAGCGGTCCGGTCCAGGGGCCGAAACGAGGCCGCGCCCAGCTGCAGCAGCTCCGGCTCCTCCGGATCGGGGGCCGGGACCACCCCCAGAGGCAACAGATAGCGGCGGGCCAGCTGCAGGGCGAAGGCCCAGCTCGCCGTCTCGCCATCGTCCAGAAACAGGGCAGCCCGCCGGACGATGCCGCCCGGATCCAGCAAGAGGTCCGAGAAGCCCACCCGATCCGGATCGGCCAGGGCGGCCGGCGGCGCTACCGCTGTCTCGCCAGGGCCGCCGAACTTGGCGATCCAGACCAGGGAGGGAGCGGTGGCGAGGAGCCGGTCCAGCTCCTCGCTGCCCGGGGCCACCGGCCGGTCCCGGTAGAGATCGAAGCCGACGGCCCGGGGCTCATGGACCAGCAGCAGGGTGCTCAACCGGGCCAGCACGCCGTCCGAAGGCGGCCAGAAGCCCAGGGCCTCGACATCCTTCTCGTCGATGAGCACCAGGGTCACCGGTGGCGGCCCGGCGGCTGGCTGCAGGGCTGCCAGGCCGTCGTAGAGGGCCAGCTCCAGGCCTTGCAGGAGACCGGCCGAGCGGCTGCCCAGCACCAGAAGGAAAATCAAGAGGCCCACCAGGAGAGGGGGGGCGGCCGAAGGCAGGCGGCTGATCATGGTGCCGGCGCTCGATGGGCCGACAGCCAGCGGCGCATGCCGTGGCCGGCGCAGAAGCCGGTGGCAAAGGCGGCCTGCAGCAGATAGCCGCCGGTGGGGGCTTCGAAATCCAGCATCTCGCCGGCGGCGAAGATGCCGGGCAGGCACCGGATCATGAGATGCTCATCCAGCTCGGCCAGGTCGAGCCCACCGGCCGTGGAGATGGCCTCTGCCAGGGGACGGGGGGTGGTGAGGGTGACGGGCAGGGCTTTGACGAGGGTGGCCAGCTGCCGGCGGTCGGCCAGGACCGCGGGTGGCGCCACTTCCTTCAGGAGCGGCAGAACCGGCCCCCCCAGGCGCAGGCCCTTGCGCAGGATCGCGGCGAGGCTGGCCCGGGCCGGCTGCCGGCCGAGGCGCTCCGCCACCTGGGCGAGGGTGTGGTCCGGCTTGAGATCCACCAGGAGCTCTGCCTGGCCGCAGCCAGCGATGGCCTCCCGCAACGGCCGGGAGAGGGGATAGATGGCGCCCCCTTCCAGGCCGTAGCCGGTGATCACCAGGTCGCCCCTGGCCGTCTGGCCGTCTGGTGCTGTGAGCCGGACGTTCTTGAGGGGCTGGCCGGCGCAGCGCTCCCGGAAATGGCTGGACCAGGGGGCTTCGAAGCCGCAGTTGGAGGGCAAAAAGGGGTGGACCGTGCAGCCGCGGCTGGCGAGGATGGCTGCCCAGGCGCCATCCGAGCCGGTGGCCGGCCAGCTGGCGCCGCCCAGGGCCAGAAGCACCGCGCCGGCCTCCAGGGTCAGCTCCTCGCCGGCACTGGTCCGGAACAAGAGGGCGCGGTCATCCGTGAGTCCCAGCCAGCGATGGCCGGCGCGCACCGTCACCCCGAGGCCGGCCAGCCGCTGCAGCCAGCCGGCCAGAATCTCGGCGGCGGTGGTCTGCAGAGGGAAGATGCGGCCACTGGTGCCGACAAAGGTGGCCACCCCCCGCGCCGCCAGCCATTGGCGAAGCTCAGCCGGGCCAAAGCGCGTGAAGAGCGGCTGCAGCCAGGCGGCGCGGCTGCCGTAGGCCTGGACAAAGC
It encodes:
- a CDS encoding adenylate/guanylate cyclase domain-containing protein, producing MISRLPSAAPPLLVGLLIFLLVLGSRSAGLLQGLELALYDGLAALQPAAGPPPVTLVLIDEKDVEALGFWPPSDGVLARLSTLLLVHEPRAVGFDLYRDRPVAPGSEELDRLLATAPSLVWIAKFGGPGETAVAPPAALADPDRVGFSDLLLDPGGIVRRAALFLDDGETASWAFALQLARRYLLPLGVVPAPDPEEPELLQLGAASFRPLDRTAGGYQRLDARGYQILVDAAALAADLPVLSLRQVLAGDLDPRLIRERVVLVGVSAASIKDLFYTPRNRWQADAAPTPGVAIHAALVAQLIAAARGGRPPLAWAGEMTEILVLLAAALLGGWAGLQGPSPWRFLLLAGGGSAILAGTGGAALALGSWLPMAAPLVAFLGSATGAVAYGVSRERRQRQQLMEIFSRHVSDEVAATLWQERHQFLEGGRPRPRKLTATVLFTDLVGFTTLAEGLSPAALLAWLNEYLTAMAEEVSAHGGIVNKYIGDAIMAVFGVPLAREGDSGAAADAGRAVACALAMGRRLAQLNRRWHETGQPLVGMRIGIATGPLVAGSVGAARRLEYTVLGDTVNTAARLESYDKASFRPDPLRTPCRVLVTGATWTLVADRFQAESVGQIQLRGKGETVPVYRLHQEAAG
- a CDS encoding TIGR03862 family flavoprotein translates to MARRSAQAVVVGGGPAGLMAAEVLAAAGAQVEIYDAMPRPGTKFLLAGRGGLNLSRQEPLTRFVQAYGSRAAWLQPLFTRFGPAELRQWLAARGVATFVGTSGRIFPLQTTAAEILAGWLQRLAGLGVTVRAGHRWLGLTDDRALLFRTSAGEELTLEAGAVLLALGGASWPATGSDGAWAAILASRGCTVHPFLPSNCGFEAPWSSHFRERCAGQPLKNVRLTAPDGQTARGDLVITGYGLEGGAIYPLSRPLREAIAGCGQAELLVDLKPDHTLAQVAERLGRQPARASLAAILRKGLRLGGPVLPLLKEVAPPAVLADRRQLATLVKALPVTLTTPRPLAEAISTAGGLDLAELDEHLMIRCLPGIFAAGEMLDFEAPTGGYLLQAAFATGFCAGHGMRRWLSAHRAPAP